In Roseofilum casamattae BLCC-M143, the following proteins share a genomic window:
- a CDS encoding PEP-CTERM sorting domain-containing protein — MSQKTTTQFLGGLTTLGLATLFASPAQAASLGGTLSVFLDCNNDGMAHVRNETVSGWQYTQDARGDNTDGPLYDMLGMASTVTDDGKVVVVMNGNTSIDGEGTDRGGNSIAWGDLFFTAEGLTFEEAQDSGQLFAINFSQANDSDASEAGVYQNVVAKGVGMHNFGHRTYENYMNLVDDSVDNFFGDIQSDDLGEPEPYYNVAGPGYNVIDRGTRAYDDGFTFVDAGRLSDLGFDSANFDNQGDNLIAFEFNLAALTKLPPLTEQAEQLGVDWIWDDRYQTIEDEFARLDAEQQRIWDEEIKDHHRENKNIRANTPGFAEIWENRQAAKDVRDANKERQGLLNAIAETEVLIAEQEDRKLNDPTWNNKDKKYLDFLNDEVDRFNNDIASIETEYGSALDTAQQDWQVANGAYRDLLDEIRADHPEYVFNENEMAEPKARRKEVIAERDLRDQNIADLEQEIQDVLAGARQQIVAQASADEQALEEEYGVRTSASDRNATTLNEFEEPVDVPEPSALAGLMLFGLGFGGTQLRRRKQRIN, encoded by the coding sequence ATGAGCCAGAAGACGACAACTCAGTTCCTTGGTGGATTAACGACGCTTGGTTTAGCTACCCTCTTCGCCTCTCCTGCACAAGCCGCTTCCCTGGGAGGAACGTTAAGCGTTTTCCTAGATTGCAACAATGATGGGATGGCTCACGTGAGGAATGAAACGGTTAGTGGATGGCAATACACTCAAGATGCTCGGGGCGATAATACGGACGGCCCTCTCTACGATATGCTGGGCATGGCAAGCACGGTCACCGATGATGGCAAAGTTGTTGTTGTCATGAACGGGAACACCTCGATTGATGGGGAAGGAACCGATCGCGGCGGAAATAGCATTGCCTGGGGCGACCTTTTCTTTACGGCAGAAGGCCTGACCTTTGAAGAAGCGCAAGATTCCGGCCAGCTCTTTGCAATTAACTTCTCTCAAGCCAATGATTCGGATGCTTCAGAAGCCGGCGTTTACCAAAACGTTGTCGCGAAAGGTGTCGGGATGCACAACTTCGGGCACCGTACCTACGAGAACTATATGAATTTGGTTGATGACAGCGTTGACAACTTCTTCGGCGATATCCAATCCGATGACCTGGGCGAACCCGAACCTTACTACAACGTTGCCGGTCCGGGATACAATGTCATCGATCGTGGAACTCGTGCTTACGATGATGGATTTACCTTTGTTGATGCAGGTCGCTTGAGCGATTTAGGATTCGATTCTGCAAACTTCGACAATCAAGGAGATAATCTGATTGCCTTTGAATTTAATCTGGCAGCTTTAACCAAGCTTCCTCCTCTCACCGAACAAGCGGAGCAACTCGGTGTAGATTGGATTTGGGACGATCGCTATCAGACAATTGAGGATGAATTCGCTCGCCTCGATGCCGAACAGCAACGAATCTGGGACGAAGAAATCAAAGACCATCACCGGGAAAACAAAAACATTCGCGCAAACACTCCTGGTTTTGCCGAAATTTGGGAGAATCGACAAGCAGCGAAGGATGTTCGCGATGCAAATAAGGAGCGCCAAGGACTGCTTAATGCGATCGCAGAAACTGAAGTATTGATTGCGGAGCAGGAAGACCGAAAGCTCAATGACCCCACCTGGAATAACAAAGATAAGAAGTATCTTGATTTCTTGAACGATGAGGTTGACCGGTTCAACAATGACATTGCGAGCATTGAAACCGAGTATGGATCTGCTTTAGATACCGCTCAACAGGACTGGCAAGTAGCAAACGGTGCTTACCGTGACCTGCTCGATGAAATTCGTGCCGACCATCCGGAATACGTCTTTAACGAAAATGAGATGGCCGAGCCGAAAGCACGTCGCAAAGAAGTTATTGCCGAACGGGATCTGCGAGACCAAAACATTGCAGATTTGGAGCAAGAAATTCAAGATGTTCTTGCAGGTGCGCGGCAACAAATTGTGGCGCAAGCGTCAGCAGACGAGCAAGCATTGGAGGAAGAATACGGAGTTCGGACGTCAGCAAGCGATCGCAACGCAACCACATTGAATGAGTTTGAAGAGCCGGTTGATGTTCCCGAACCCTCTGCTCTGGCTGGTTTGATGTTATTTGGTTTAGGTTTTGGCGGTACTCAACTCCGCAGACGCAAACAGCGCATTAATTAA
- a CDS encoding glycosyltransferase family 2 protein yields the protein MFFSIVIPTYNRLPILQKCLRALENQDCDTDAIAGYEVVVVDDGSTDGTIEWLQTEGKSLPHVRWFEQEHQGPAAARNLGVKEAEGDTIIFIDSDLVVTETFLKCHARALQEGERERGSDRLFTYGAVINTCNFEEPTREPYKITDFSAAYFATGNVAIARHWLEKAGLFDTQFQLYGWEDLELGVRLKQLGLKLIKCPEAVGYHWHPAFNLDQIPSMIDREIQRGRMGVLFYEKHPTWEVRLMIQMTWLHRILWGTLSLGGRLNERTMAPFLQWLIDGGRSQLALEVARIFLNWYNVQAVYAARNE from the coding sequence ATGTTTTTTAGCATTGTTATTCCCACTTACAATCGACTGCCAATTCTGCAAAAGTGCTTGCGCGCCTTGGAAAACCAGGATTGCGATACGGATGCGATCGCCGGTTACGAGGTCGTGGTTGTTGATGACGGCTCTACAGATGGGACGATAGAGTGGCTGCAAACCGAGGGCAAGAGTTTGCCCCATGTGCGCTGGTTCGAGCAAGAGCATCAAGGACCGGCCGCCGCGCGCAATCTTGGCGTAAAAGAGGCTGAAGGCGATACAATTATTTTTATTGACAGCGATTTGGTGGTGACCGAAACCTTCCTTAAATGTCACGCTCGCGCTTTACAAGAGGGAGAACGAGAGCGAGGGAGCGATCGCCTTTTCACCTATGGCGCGGTCATTAATACCTGTAACTTCGAGGAACCGACGAGGGAACCCTACAAAATTACGGACTTTTCGGCGGCGTATTTTGCGACTGGAAATGTGGCGATCGCCCGTCACTGGCTGGAAAAAGCCGGATTATTCGATACTCAGTTTCAGCTTTACGGTTGGGAAGACTTAGAACTCGGCGTACGTTTAAAACAGTTAGGACTCAAACTAATTAAATGCCCGGAAGCTGTCGGCTATCACTGGCATCCCGCCTTTAATTTAGACCAAATTCCCAGCATGATCGATCGCGAAATTCAACGGGGACGCATGGGAGTTTTGTTCTACGAAAAACACCCCACCTGGGAAGTCAGGTTAATGATTCAAATGACGTGGCTCCATCGCATTCTTTGGGGAACATTATCTCTAGGGGGACGCTTAAACGAGCGCACTATGGCTCCGTTTTTGCAATGGCTCATTGATGGAGGGCGATCGCAATTAGCCTTAGAAGTCGCGCGCATTTTTCTCAATTGGTATAACGTCCAAGCGGTTTATGCTGCACGCAATGAATAA
- the murD gene encoding UDP-N-acetylmuramoyl-L-alanine--D-glutamate ligase, with the protein MALAHAIGLGKSGIAAAKLLHREGWQVTVSDRQISDSLREQQQMLESLGIECHLGTSFTLSESDRPERIVISPGVPWDLPVLVEARSQGIEVLGEMELAWRSLQQVPWVAITGTNGKTTTTALIAAMFQAAGLNAPACGNIGYAACEVALQETAPDWVIAEVSSYQSESSSTLAPQIGVWTTFTPDHLSRHKTLENYYQIKAQLLRRSQQQICNNDDPYLSQARADWPDAYWTSVKGKEYLPGTPAKGIYIQDRWAIDRGEPIVPAGHLKMVGTHNLQNLLMALGAARLAGIEAGAIAKAVESFPGVPHRLEVIREIEGIKFVNDSKATNYDAAEVGLSAVTAPVILIAGGEAKDGDDRQWLAKIKSKAAAVLLIGNAASLFAERLNAVGYENTEIVETLERALPRSLELARHHSANVVLLSPACASFDQYANFEVRGDDFRQLCLSL; encoded by the coding sequence ATGGCTCTGGCTCATGCGATTGGTTTAGGTAAATCCGGAATAGCAGCAGCAAAACTCCTGCACCGAGAAGGATGGCAAGTCACCGTTAGCGATCGCCAAATTTCTGACTCCCTGCGCGAACAGCAACAGATGCTCGAGAGTCTGGGGATTGAGTGCCACTTAGGAACTTCCTTTACTCTATCAGAGAGCGATCGCCCAGAACGCATCGTTATCAGTCCGGGAGTTCCTTGGGATCTGCCGGTATTGGTAGAAGCGCGATCGCAAGGGATTGAAGTTTTGGGCGAAATGGAGTTAGCCTGGCGATCGTTGCAGCAGGTTCCCTGGGTTGCCATCACCGGAACGAACGGCAAAACGACGACGACTGCTTTAATTGCCGCCATGTTCCAAGCCGCAGGGTTAAACGCGCCCGCCTGCGGTAATATCGGTTATGCGGCCTGCGAAGTTGCTTTACAAGAAACGGCTCCGGATTGGGTTATTGCCGAAGTCAGCAGTTATCAGAGCGAGTCATCGTCAACTCTCGCACCTCAGATTGGAGTTTGGACGACGTTTACGCCAGATCATCTCAGCCGCCACAAGACTTTGGAGAATTATTATCAGATTAAAGCGCAACTGTTGCGGCGATCGCAGCAGCAAATCTGTAACAACGACGATCCTTATTTGTCTCAAGCGAGAGCGGACTGGCCGGATGCGTACTGGACGAGCGTTAAAGGCAAGGAATATTTGCCCGGTACTCCAGCCAAAGGAATCTATATTCAAGACCGATGGGCGATCGATCGCGGCGAACCTATTGTACCTGCCGGCCATTTGAAAATGGTGGGGACGCACAATCTACAAAATCTGCTGATGGCATTGGGAGCAGCTCGGTTAGCCGGAATTGAAGCAGGGGCGATCGCAAAGGCCGTAGAATCGTTTCCAGGAGTCCCCCATCGTCTGGAAGTCATCCGCGAGATTGAAGGAATTAAGTTTGTTAACGATAGTAAAGCCACCAACTACGACGCGGCAGAAGTAGGATTATCGGCTGTTACCGCACCAGTTATTTTAATTGCTGGTGGAGAAGCAAAAGACGGCGACGATCGCCAATGGTTAGCTAAAATTAAGTCCAAAGCTGCTGCTGTCTTACTTATTGGGAATGCGGCTTCCTTATTTGCGGAACGCTTAAATGCAGTTGGTTATGAGAATACAGAAATTGTCGAAACCTTGGAACGAGCACTTCCTCGTTCTCTGGAACTCGCTCGCCACCATAGCGCGAACGTGGTACTTTTGTCTCCAGCTTGTGCCAGCTTCGACCAATATGCCAATTTTGAAGTACGAGGCGATGATTTCCGCCAATTGTGCTTGAGTTTGTAG
- a CDS encoding efflux RND transporter permease subunit: MTQPSFSISAIAIRRHIGTLMLALAVIIVGLFALTQLPVDLLPAIAYPRIGVRVDTPGLSPQVAIDEVTRPLEEGLSATEGVVQVFSETREGRVSLNLYFEPGSDVNQALNDATATLNRTINQLPDDLAPPRIFKFDPSQLPVYEFALTSPQLQGVDLRVFAEQELARELTVVSGVASVDVSGGAREEIQVNLDLKRMTRLGLAIDDVLDTLRDRNLDSSGGRLRQIPTEALTRTIGRFQQASDLLDTTFELDNSRTVYLRDFAKVVDGTETQRVLVSLNGAPAVKVSVQKQPEANTVRVVDAVKARIAELREAGLISENTILTPTLDESQFIRQSIANVAIAGLTGAGLAGFAVLIFLGSLRQTFIVVLAIPLASLAAIILMYIFGLSLNIFSLGGLALGVGIVVDNSIVMLENMVAQQRNSDGSQTPIQQAQQAAQQLESALLASTATNLVAVLPFILIGGFFSLLFNELILTISFSVAASLIVGLTVVPMLAARLGVGLSSRPDGGGGRLRWFNRQFQLATGGYRRILTVVVRGRVVAIALALSILGYGSVHLVSQIPQEILPKISTGQAFLFAQFPPGTNLATNGKVMNAVDGILIEHPETEYAFTTTGGFLFSNLTIANLLRSSSTITLKPNTDVPAFIQAIQQQFSQLNLVKIRLVLFPGRVRGLILNNSPVRGDIDIAISAEDPDILQEAGRQVLNALDEGVALARFRPDADPSQTEVQIRPDWERMAAFGISAQELGDALETTISGSVPTRLQRKNRLVDIRVQFDDRNLNSLDRLRQLPLFVRNNRPISLQDIAILDKGRAPAEIQRINGRSVFLMGGNLSKGASLSEALEQVQSLLNGLELPPGARVLPSVAAQTNEQLQRSLFVLGSLSAFLVFAVMAVQYNSLIDPLVIMLTVPLALAGGILGLYITDTPIGATVLVGGVLLVGIVVNNAIIMVELANQLRAELGLDYRRAILRAAPQRLRPILMTTITTVLGLFPLALGTGRGGEFLQPLGIVVFSGLSLATLLTLFMIPCFYVLLHEDIGEKWLKLPKS, encoded by the coding sequence GTGACGCAACCTTCCTTCAGCATCAGCGCCATCGCCATTCGTCGGCATATTGGCACTCTCATGTTAGCCCTAGCGGTCATTATTGTCGGTCTTTTTGCCCTAACGCAACTCCCCGTCGATCTCCTTCCGGCGATCGCCTATCCTAGGATCGGCGTGCGCGTTGATACTCCGGGTTTATCGCCGCAAGTGGCGATCGATGAAGTAACCCGTCCCCTCGAAGAAGGACTCTCGGCGACTGAAGGCGTAGTGCAAGTGTTCTCGGAAACTCGGGAAGGACGAGTATCGCTCAATCTCTACTTTGAACCGGGTAGCGATGTTAACCAAGCTCTCAATGATGCTACGGCAACGTTGAACCGCACGATTAACCAGCTCCCCGATGACCTCGCGCCGCCGCGTATCTTTAAGTTCGATCCGTCCCAACTTCCCGTCTACGAGTTTGCCCTCACCTCGCCGCAACTGCAGGGAGTAGACTTGCGGGTATTTGCCGAGCAAGAATTGGCGCGAGAATTAACCGTAGTTTCGGGAGTCGCTTCTGTTGATGTGTCTGGAGGAGCGCGGGAAGAAATCCAAGTCAACCTAGATTTAAAGCGGATGACCCGTTTAGGATTAGCGATCGATGATGTGCTCGATACGTTGCGCGATCGCAACCTGGATAGTTCTGGAGGTCGCTTGCGGCAAATTCCAACAGAAGCCTTAACCCGTACTATCGGGCGCTTTCAACAAGCCAGCGACCTCCTGGATACTACTTTTGAGCTGGATAACTCGCGAACAGTCTATTTACGCGACTTTGCCAAAGTGGTAGATGGAACGGAAACCCAACGAGTTCTGGTCTCCCTCAACGGCGCTCCAGCAGTGAAAGTGAGCGTACAAAAGCAACCGGAAGCCAATACAGTGCGCGTCGTTGATGCCGTGAAAGCACGGATTGCCGAGTTGCGAGAGGCAGGATTAATTTCCGAAAATACAATTCTCACTCCCACCCTAGACGAATCCCAGTTTATCCGTCAGTCTATCGCGAATGTGGCGATCGCCGGATTAACCGGAGCGGGTTTAGCGGGTTTCGCCGTCCTCATTTTTCTCGGTTCCTTGCGCCAAACCTTCATTGTGGTACTCGCTATTCCCCTAGCCAGTCTCGCAGCGATTATTCTGATGTATATTTTCGGGCTATCTCTCAATATCTTCAGTCTGGGAGGACTCGCCTTGGGAGTCGGTATTGTTGTCGATAACTCCATTGTCATGCTGGAGAATATGGTCGCCCAGCAGCGCAACTCTGACGGAAGCCAAACCCCCATCCAACAAGCTCAACAGGCAGCGCAACAACTGGAGTCAGCGCTCCTCGCCTCCACCGCAACCAACCTCGTCGCCGTCTTGCCCTTTATCTTAATTGGCGGCTTTTTCTCTCTCCTCTTCAATGAATTAATTCTAACTATTAGCTTTTCCGTAGCTGCCTCTCTGATTGTCGGGCTGACCGTCGTTCCCATGCTCGCCGCCAGATTGGGCGTAGGACTCTCGAGCCGGCCGGATGGAGGGGGGGGACGTCTGCGTTGGTTTAACCGGCAGTTTCAGCTCGCTACAGGGGGCTATCGGCGAATATTAACGGTGGTGGTGCGCGGACGAGTAGTGGCGATCGCCCTTGCTTTGTCTATCCTCGGTTATGGTAGCGTTCACCTCGTCTCGCAAATTCCACAAGAAATTCTCCCGAAAATTAGTACCGGACAAGCCTTTTTATTCGCCCAATTTCCCCCCGGAACGAACTTAGCAACTAATGGTAAAGTAATGAACGCGGTCGATGGCATCCTGATCGAACATCCGGAAACCGAATATGCGTTTACCACGACCGGTGGATTTCTCTTTTCTAACTTAACCATTGCTAACTTATTGCGATCGAGCAGTACGATTACCCTGAAACCCAACACCGATGTTCCAGCATTTATCCAAGCCATTCAACAGCAATTTTCTCAACTCAATTTAGTTAAAATTCGGCTAGTTCTTTTTCCCGGTCGCGTGCGCGGCTTAATCTTGAATAATTCTCCCGTTCGCGGCGATATTGACATTGCCATTAGTGCGGAAGATCCCGACATTTTACAAGAAGCCGGACGGCAAGTTTTAAATGCGTTAGATGAAGGCGTAGCCTTAGCGCGATTTCGTCCCGATGCCGACCCATCCCAAACGGAAGTTCAAATTCGTCCGGACTGGGAGAGAATGGCTGCGTTTGGAATTAGCGCCCAGGAGTTGGGAGATGCCTTAGAAACCACCATTTCTGGTTCGGTACCTACTCGACTACAACGAAAAAATCGATTGGTTGATATTCGCGTGCAATTTGACGATCGCAATTTAAATAGTTTGGATAGATTGCGACAACTCCCCTTATTCGTACGCAATAATCGTCCGATTTCTTTGCAAGATATTGCGATTTTAGATAAAGGAAGAGCACCCGCTGAAATTCAACGAATCAATGGGCGATCGGTCTTTTTAATGGGAGGAAATCTGAGTAAAGGAGCGAGTTTAAGCGAAGCTCTCGAGCAAGTGCAAAGCTTACTCAATGGTTTAGAACTTCCCCCCGGCGCGCGGGTTCTGCCTTCGGTTGCCGCGCAAACGAACGAACAGCTCCAGCGATCGCTTTTTGTCCTAGGTAGCTTATCTGCTTTTCTCGTATTTGCGGTGATGGCAGTGCAATATAATTCCCTCATCGATCCCTTGGTCATTATGCTAACCGTTCCCCTCGCACTCGCTGGCGGAATTTTAGGACTTTATATTACCGACACTCCTATTGGAGCCACAGTTTTAGTGGGTGGCGTTCTGTTAGTTGGAATAGTAGTCAATAATGCGATTATTATGGTCGAACTAGCCAATCAATTGCGAGCTGAATTGGGATTAGATTATCGTCGCGCTATTCTCCGTGCCGCTCCACAACGGTTGCGACCGATTTTAATGACAACAATTACTACTGTGTTGGGTTTATTTCCCTTAGCTTTAGGTACTGGACGAGGAGGCGAGTTTTTGCAACCGTTAGGAATAGTGGTCTTTTCCGGCTTATCCTTAGCGACTTTACTCACCTTGTTTATGATTCCTTGCTTTTACGTGCTCTTGCATGAAGATATTGGTGAGAAATGGTTGAAGTTGCCCAAATCTTAG
- a CDS encoding sodium:solute symporter family protein: MSPIDWFIVLIYLVFTLALGIYLSGKASEGLEAFFVSGRSLPWWLSGTSMAATTFSIDTPLYIAGVVASRGIAGNWEWWSFGIAHVVMIYIFARMWRRSQVVTDAELTELRYGGTMAAILRGIKAFLFAVPINCIGIGYAMLAMVKVIDALQLWQSLGIEPGDNVKLWSVIGVSLFVLFYAGISGLWGVVATDFFQFFLGLIGAIAVAVIAVSHVGGIHQLIPQLQQQSEINVLAFFPTGADATNLSLSTFGAYLLIQWWAFRRSDGGGEFIQRLLASKDEEEAEKAAWFFNILHYVIRTWPWILVALVALVVYPDLSDRELGYPKLMLDFLPPAMLGLVVASLLAAFMSTVSTSINWGASYLTNDLYLRFFRPQATQSELVLVGRISSISVTILGAIAAFFARDVATVFRLVIAIGTGPGLVLILRWFWWRINAAAELASMVGGFLVGFTTSVIPILKIDDFGLRLLVTAGISGICWVAAMLLTEPESDETLDGFYRLVRPGGPGWRRQRERTGLEPIQNLGYDFAKVGAATFILFGAMFAVGGFLVLNSVIGWISLVAAVAGWMVLRSLEKSAIAPVSRPGLDDR, from the coding sequence ATGTCCCCAATTGATTGGTTTATTGTCCTTATTTATCTCGTTTTTACTCTGGCGTTAGGCATCTATTTATCGGGCAAAGCCTCAGAAGGATTAGAAGCCTTTTTTGTCTCCGGGCGATCGCTCCCTTGGTGGCTTTCTGGAACCAGCATGGCGGCTACCACCTTCTCTATCGATACCCCGCTTTATATCGCTGGAGTTGTTGCCAGTCGCGGAATTGCCGGGAATTGGGAATGGTGGAGTTTTGGCATTGCCCACGTGGTGATGATCTATATTTTTGCGCGCATGTGGCGGCGATCGCAAGTCGTCACCGATGCCGAATTAACGGAACTGCGCTATGGCGGAACTATGGCAGCGATTTTGCGCGGGATAAAAGCCTTTTTGTTTGCCGTTCCGATTAACTGTATCGGCATCGGTTACGCCATGTTAGCCATGGTAAAAGTCATTGATGCTCTGCAACTGTGGCAAAGTTTGGGCATCGAACCCGGAGACAATGTCAAGCTCTGGAGCGTTATTGGCGTCAGTCTTTTTGTCTTATTCTATGCCGGAATATCGGGACTTTGGGGCGTGGTTGCTACGGATTTTTTCCAGTTTTTCTTGGGCTTAATTGGCGCGATCGCCGTCGCCGTCATCGCCGTCAGTCACGTGGGCGGCATTCACCAGCTTATCCCGCAATTGCAACAACAGAGCGAAATAAACGTCCTCGCCTTTTTCCCTACCGGTGCCGATGCCACCAACCTCAGTTTAAGTACCTTCGGCGCTTATTTATTAATTCAATGGTGGGCATTTCGTCGCAGCGATGGCGGGGGAGAATTCATCCAGCGCTTATTGGCATCTAAAGATGAAGAAGAAGCCGAAAAAGCAGCCTGGTTTTTTAATATTTTGCATTACGTGATTCGGACCTGGCCGTGGATTTTGGTCGCCCTAGTTGCCTTAGTCGTTTATCCCGATTTAAGCGATCGCGAATTAGGCTATCCGAAACTGATGCTCGACTTTCTCCCCCCTGCCATGCTCGGCCTCGTTGTCGCCTCTCTCCTCGCCGCTTTCATGAGCACGGTTTCCACCTCAATCAACTGGGGCGCTTCCTATCTGACAAATGACTTATACCTGCGCTTTTTCCGCCCGCAAGCAACTCAATCCGAGCTAGTTTTAGTCGGTCGGATCTCCTCAATTAGCGTCACAATTTTAGGCGCGATCGCCGCCTTTTTTGCCCGAGATGTGGCTACCGTATTCCGGTTAGTAATTGCCATTGGAACCGGCCCCGGACTCGTGTTAATCTTGCGCTGGTTCTGGTGGCGAATTAACGCCGCAGCCGAGTTAGCCTCCATGGTCGGCGGATTTCTCGTCGGCTTCACCACTAGCGTTATTCCCATCCTCAAAATTGACGACTTTGGCCTGCGCTTGCTCGTCACTGCTGGCATTAGCGGCATCTGCTGGGTGGCAGCCATGCTCTTAACCGAGCCAGAATCCGACGAAACCCTAGATGGATTTTACCGCTTAGTTCGTCCCGGCGGCCCCGGTTGGCGGCGGCAACGAGAGCGCACCGGACTAGAGCCGATCCAAAACTTAGGCTATGATTTTGCGAAAGTTGGTGCTGCCACATTCATCTTATTTGGTGCCATGTTTGCCGTTGGTGGCTTTCTCGTCCTAAATTCAGTTATAGGTTGGATTTCTCTTGTTGCTGCAGTAGCGGGATGGATGGTTTTGCGATCGCTAGAAAAATCGGCCATTGCTCCAGTTTCCCGACCCGGATTAGACGATCGTTAA